A part of Tardiphaga sp. vice304 genomic DNA contains:
- a CDS encoding ABC transporter ATP-binding protein, whose amino-acid sequence MLDPMPSHLWTGQTPLLQTVGLTKRYGSFLANDAIDIEIWPQQIHALLGENGAGKSTFVKTIYGLIQPSEGEMLWQGEKMVLTGPHDARARGIGMVFQHFSLFDNLTVAENVALGLDGRESFKAMSARLEEVSRTYGLPLDPKREVWQLSVGERQRIEIVRVLMQNPKFLILDEPTAVLTPQEADQLFVVLDRLKSEGRSILYISHKLDEVKRLCDTATILRGGKKISTCNPREETAASLARMMVGAEIKQVRAAAGRTTTVPRLVVNDLNLAPDEPHGVYLENISLELKGGEILGIAGVAGNGQDELFAALSGERQTKDPGTIVIDGHAAGHLSITSRRQLGAAFVPEERLGHGTAPRMRLSENALLTGHAASGMVQLGFINIGATLSAVDRATEAFDVRKAKRDPEAASLSGGNLQKFIVGREILRNPVLLVVSQPTWGVDAGAAAVIRQALLDLAGAGCAILVTSQDLDELAEIADRIAVMFHGRLSEPLVAADASREMLGLLMGGSTLAPKEPVDAIGA is encoded by the coding sequence ATGCTCGATCCGATGCCTTCCCATCTGTGGACCGGACAAACGCCGCTGCTGCAGACCGTCGGTCTGACCAAGCGCTATGGCAGTTTCCTCGCCAACGATGCGATCGACATCGAGATCTGGCCGCAGCAGATCCACGCGCTGCTTGGCGAGAACGGCGCAGGCAAATCGACATTCGTGAAAACCATCTACGGCCTGATCCAGCCTAGCGAAGGCGAGATGCTCTGGCAGGGTGAGAAGATGGTGCTGACCGGTCCGCATGATGCCCGCGCCCGCGGCATCGGCATGGTGTTCCAGCACTTTTCACTGTTCGACAATCTGACCGTGGCGGAGAACGTCGCGCTCGGGCTCGACGGCCGGGAATCCTTCAAGGCGATGTCGGCGCGGCTGGAGGAGGTCTCCCGCACCTACGGCCTGCCGCTCGATCCCAAGCGCGAGGTCTGGCAACTCTCGGTCGGCGAGCGCCAGCGCATCGAGATCGTCCGCGTGCTGATGCAAAACCCGAAATTCCTGATCCTGGACGAACCCACCGCGGTGCTGACGCCGCAGGAAGCGGACCAGTTGTTCGTGGTGCTGGATCGTCTGAAGTCGGAGGGCCGCTCGATCCTCTACATCAGTCACAAGCTGGACGAGGTGAAGCGGCTGTGCGACACCGCCACCATCCTGCGCGGTGGCAAGAAGATCTCCACCTGCAACCCGCGCGAAGAAACCGCGGCGTCACTGGCGAGGATGATGGTCGGCGCCGAGATCAAGCAGGTGCGCGCCGCCGCCGGCCGCACGACCACGGTGCCGCGCCTGGTCGTCAACGATCTCAACCTCGCGCCCGACGAACCGCATGGCGTGTACCTCGAGAACATCTCACTTGAATTGAAGGGCGGCGAAATCCTGGGGATTGCCGGCGTCGCCGGCAACGGCCAGGACGAGTTGTTTGCCGCCCTCTCCGGCGAGCGGCAGACCAAGGACCCCGGCACCATCGTGATCGACGGACACGCCGCCGGCCATCTCTCGATCACCAGCCGGCGCCAACTCGGCGCGGCCTTCGTGCCGGAAGAGCGGCTCGGCCACGGCACCGCGCCGCGGATGCGGCTTTCGGAAAATGCCCTGCTCACCGGCCATGCGGCGTCCGGCATGGTGCAGCTCGGCTTCATCAATATCGGCGCCACGCTGTCCGCTGTCGATCGCGCGACCGAGGCATTCGATGTCCGCAAGGCCAAGCGCGATCCGGAAGCCGCATCATTGTCCGGCGGCAATTTGCAGAAATTCATCGTTGGCCGCGAGATCCTGCGCAATCCGGTTTTGCTGGTGGTGAGCCAGCCGACCTGGGGCGTCGACGCGGGTGCCGCCGCGGTGATCCGCCAGGCGCTGCTCGATCTCGCCGGCGCCGGCTGCGCCATTCTCGTTACCAGCCAGGACCTCGACGAACTCGCCGAGATCGCCGACCGTATCGCGGTGATGTTCCACGGCCGCCTCTCCGAGCCGCTGGTGGCTGCGGACGCCAGCCGCGAAATGCTCGGCCTGTTGATGGGCGGCAGTACGCTTGCACCGAAGGAGCCCGTTGATGCAATTGGTGCTTGA
- a CDS encoding ABC transporter permease, with protein sequence MQLVLEKRSERSTAIALVSPVIAIGLTIVTMSVLFLLLGKNPITALGVYFVTPLTDSYSLQEIAVKAAPLAMIAIGLSMCYLANVWNIGAEGQLLIGAVAGSWLAVKTQGTDAGIWVMPMMLLIGAAAGALYALIPAICRVRFGASEILVSLMLVYVAELFLDYLVRGPWRDPNGFNFPTTAEFDPVATVPLIFEGGRLHLGVVITLVVVAAAAVLLGRTIKGFEIRVVGAAPRAARFGGFRSNRLILLTFAISGALAGLAGIIEVAGPIGHLQPGISPGYGFTAIIVAFLGRLNPVGILIAGLFLALTFIGGEQAQIAMKIPLDMTKVFQGILLFYVLACDSLILYRIKLVMPQRKAADGIA encoded by the coding sequence ATGCAATTGGTGCTTGAGAAGCGCAGCGAGCGATCCACCGCCATCGCGCTGGTGTCGCCTGTCATCGCGATCGGCCTGACGATCGTAACAATGAGCGTGCTGTTTCTACTGCTTGGCAAAAATCCGATCACCGCGCTCGGCGTGTATTTTGTGACGCCACTGACCGACAGCTACTCATTGCAGGAGATCGCGGTGAAAGCCGCGCCGCTGGCGATGATCGCGATCGGCCTGTCGATGTGTTACCTGGCCAATGTCTGGAACATCGGCGCCGAGGGCCAGCTCCTGATCGGCGCGGTCGCCGGCAGTTGGCTCGCGGTGAAGACGCAGGGCACCGATGCCGGAATCTGGGTGATGCCCATGATGCTGCTGATCGGCGCGGCCGCCGGCGCGCTCTATGCGCTGATCCCGGCAATCTGCAGGGTGCGGTTCGGCGCCAGCGAAATCCTCGTCAGCCTGATGCTGGTCTATGTCGCCGAATTGTTTCTCGATTATCTGGTGCGCGGGCCGTGGCGGGATCCCAATGGCTTCAACTTCCCGACGACCGCTGAATTCGACCCCGTAGCCACCGTGCCGCTGATCTTCGAGGGCGGGCGACTGCATCTCGGCGTCGTCATCACGCTGGTCGTCGTCGCCGCCGCGGCCGTGCTGCTCGGCCGCACCATCAAGGGCTTCGAGATCCGCGTCGTCGGCGCCGCCCCGCGCGCCGCGCGGTTCGGCGGCTTCCGGTCGAACCGGCTGATCTTGCTGACCTTCGCGATCTCCGGCGCGCTGGCCGGCCTCGCCGGGATCATCGAGGTCGCCGGCCCGATCGGACACCTGCAGCCGGGCATCTCGCCGGGCTACGGCTTCACCGCGATCATCGTCGCGTTTCTCGGGCGACTAAACCCGGTTGGAATATTAATTGCTGGACTGTTCCTGGCCCTGACCTTCATCGGCGGCGAACAGGCGCAGATTGCGATGAAGATCCCGCTCGACATGACCAAGGTGTTCCAGGGCATCCTGCTGTTCTACGTGCTGGCCTGTGACTCGCTCATCCTGTACCGGATCAAGCTCGTCATGCCGCAGCGAAAGGCCGCCGATGGGATTGCTTGA
- a CDS encoding ABC transporter permease: MGLLEAIILAVLAASTPLLLAATGELITERAGVLNLGVEGMMIMGAACGFGGALYSGSILIGALCGIAAGVALSLVFALMALGLAVNQVATGLALTILGVGTSGLIGAGFVGERITPAPKLYIPGLTDIPFVGRILFGEDAFVYLSLLLVIAVWWFLYRTRAGLILRAAGDNHASAHALGYPVLTIRLYAVMFGGGCAGLAGAYLPLAYTPFFIPGMTAGRGWIALALVVFSSWRPGRLLIGAYLFGAVTILQLHAQGWGVGVPSQLMSAMPYLATIIVLVLISRARTGGSTAPAALGTVFVPDR; this comes from the coding sequence ATGGGATTGCTTGAGGCCATCATATTGGCGGTGCTGGCGGCGTCGACGCCGCTGCTGCTGGCTGCCACCGGCGAACTGATCACCGAACGCGCCGGCGTGCTCAATCTCGGCGTCGAGGGCATGATGATCATGGGTGCGGCCTGCGGCTTCGGCGGCGCGCTGTATTCGGGCTCGATCCTCATTGGCGCGCTGTGCGGCATCGCCGCCGGCGTCGCACTATCGCTGGTGTTCGCGTTGATGGCGCTGGGCCTCGCCGTCAACCAGGTCGCCACCGGGCTGGCGCTGACCATTCTCGGCGTCGGCACCTCCGGCCTGATCGGCGCCGGCTTCGTCGGCGAGCGCATCACGCCGGCACCCAAGCTCTACATCCCGGGCCTCACCGACATCCCCTTCGTCGGCCGGATCCTGTTCGGCGAGGACGCCTTCGTCTACCTCTCGCTGCTGCTGGTGATCGCCGTCTGGTGGTTCCTGTACCGCACCCGCGCCGGGCTGATCCTGCGCGCGGCCGGCGACAACCACGCCTCCGCGCATGCGCTGGGCTATCCCGTGCTCACCATCCGGCTCTATGCGGTGATGTTTGGCGGCGGCTGCGCGGGCCTCGCCGGCGCCTATCTGCCGCTGGCCTATACGCCGTTCTTCATTCCCGGCATGACCGCCGGCCGCGGCTGGATCGCGCTGGCGCTGGTAGTGTTCTCGTCATGGCGGCCGGGCCGGCTGCTGATCGGCGCCTATCTGTTCGGCGCGGTGACGATCCTGCAATTGCACGCGCAGGGCTGGGGCGTCGGCGTGCCGTCGCAATTGATGTCGGCGATGCCCTATCTCGCCACCATCATCGTGCTGGTTCTGATCTCACGGGCGCGAACCGGCGGTTCGACCGCGCCCGCAGCCTTGGGGACGGTGTTCGTTCCCGATCGATAA
- a CDS encoding BMP family ABC transporter substrate-binding protein, protein MKKFILAATAALLAGAASIYGAQAAEKLKVGFIYLGPIGDLGWTYQHDLARLAMIKEFGDKVETTYLENVSEGPDSERSIEQLARAGNKLIFTTSFGYMEPTLKVAKRHPNVHFEHATGYKRDKNMSTYSGKFHEGRYIQGVIAGKMSKSGTLGYIGSFPIPEVIAGINATILGAQTVNPNIKVKIIWANTWFDPGKEADAAKALIDQGADVIMQHTDSPAAMQIAAERGKLAFGQDSEMIKFGPKTQLTSIMNNWAPYYIQRVKAELDGSWKSENTWHGLKEVMVVMAPYTNMPDDVKKLAIETEAAIVAGTLNPFKCPIMGQDGKEVECKGGDHLADGQVLGMNFYVKGIDDKVPGK, encoded by the coding sequence ATGAAAAAGTTTATCCTTGCTGCAACAGCCGCCCTGCTGGCCGGCGCCGCCAGCATCTACGGCGCGCAGGCCGCCGAAAAACTCAAGGTCGGCTTCATCTATCTCGGCCCGATCGGCGATCTCGGCTGGACCTACCAGCATGATCTCGCCCGCCTCGCGATGATCAAGGAATTCGGCGACAAGGTCGAAACCACCTATCTCGAAAACGTCAGCGAGGGCCCGGACTCCGAGCGCTCGATCGAGCAGCTCGCGCGCGCCGGCAACAAGCTGATCTTCACCACGTCGTTCGGCTACATGGAGCCGACACTGAAGGTCGCCAAGCGGCATCCCAATGTGCATTTCGAGCACGCCACCGGCTACAAGCGCGACAAGAACATGTCGACCTATTCCGGCAAGTTCCATGAAGGTCGCTATATTCAGGGCGTGATCGCCGGCAAGATGTCGAAATCCGGCACGCTCGGCTATATTGGCTCGTTCCCGATCCCCGAAGTTATCGCCGGCATCAACGCCACGATTCTGGGCGCGCAGACCGTCAACCCGAACATCAAGGTCAAGATCATCTGGGCCAATACCTGGTTCGACCCGGGCAAGGAAGCCGACGCCGCCAAGGCGCTGATCGACCAGGGCGCCGACGTGATCATGCAGCACACCGACAGCCCCGCCGCGATGCAGATCGCTGCCGAGCGCGGCAAGCTGGCCTTCGGGCAGGATTCCGAAATGATCAAGTTCGGCCCGAAGACGCAATTGACCTCGATCATGAACAACTGGGCGCCGTACTACATCCAGCGCGTCAAGGCCGAGCTCGACGGCAGCTGGAAGTCGGAAAACACCTGGCACGGCTTGAAGGAGGTAATGGTAGTGATGGCGCCCTACACCAACATGCCCGACGACGTAAAGAAGCTGGCGATTGAGACCGAGGCCGCGATCGTCGCCGGCACGCTGAATCCGTTCAAATGCCCGATCATGGGCCAGGACGGCAAGGAAGTGGAATGCAAGGGCGGCGACCATCTCGCCGACGGCCAGGTGCTCGGCATGAACTTCTACGTCAAGGGCATCGACGACAAGGTGCCGGGGAAATAA
- a CDS encoding 8-oxoguanine deaminase: MTATWIKNPLAILAEGAEGGLVVSGGRIVEMVPAGGTPKMPGVTMFDASEHVVLPGLINTHHHFYQTLTRALPAALDRELFPWLQALYPVWARLTPESLELGVTVAMTELLLSGCTTTTDHHYVFPAGLEQSVDIEVGVARRLGMRVLLTRGSMNRSVKDGGLPPDSVVQDEDTILADSERVVAKFHERGEDAMVQIALAPCSPFSVTTSLMRSTAALAERLDVRLHTHLGETQDENRYCEEIYGCRPLDYLEQTGWLNHRTWLAHGIHFDAPEMVRLGKAKTSISHCSCSNQLLASGGCPVCEMEDAGVSIGLGVDGSASNDGSNLMQEVRTAFLLQRARYGVGRVSHKDALRWATKGSAACVGRPELGEIAVGKMADLALFKLDELRFSGHGDALAALVLCGAYRADRVMVGGAWRVIDGAIPGMDVGDLIRRHSAAAKAMQAG, translated from the coding sequence ATGACGGCGACCTGGATCAAAAACCCGCTGGCCATTCTCGCCGAGGGCGCCGAAGGCGGCCTCGTCGTCAGCGGCGGGCGAATCGTCGAAATGGTTCCGGCGGGCGGCACGCCGAAGATGCCGGGTGTCACGATGTTCGATGCCTCCGAACATGTCGTACTGCCGGGGCTGATTAACACCCACCACCATTTCTACCAGACGCTGACGCGGGCGCTGCCGGCGGCGCTCGACCGCGAACTGTTCCCATGGCTGCAGGCGCTCTATCCGGTGTGGGCACGGCTGACCCCCGAATCGCTCGAACTCGGCGTCACCGTGGCGATGACCGAATTGCTGCTGTCGGGCTGCACCACCACCACGGACCATCATTACGTCTTCCCCGCCGGGCTGGAACAATCCGTCGACATCGAGGTCGGCGTTGCGCGGAGGCTCGGCATGCGCGTGCTGCTGACGCGCGGATCGATGAACCGCTCGGTGAAGGATGGCGGGCTGCCGCCGGACAGCGTGGTGCAGGACGAAGATACGATACTGGCCGACAGCGAGCGCGTGGTGGCGAAGTTCCACGAGCGCGGCGAGGACGCCATGGTGCAGATCGCGCTGGCGCCGTGCTCGCCATTCTCGGTGACGACCTCGCTGATGCGATCGACCGCCGCGCTGGCGGAACGGCTCGACGTGCGGCTGCACACCCATCTCGGCGAGACGCAGGACGAGAACCGCTATTGCGAGGAGATCTACGGCTGCCGGCCGCTGGATTATCTCGAACAGACCGGCTGGCTCAACCATCGCACCTGGCTGGCGCATGGCATCCATTTCGATGCGCCGGAGATGGTGCGGCTCGGCAAGGCGAAGACGAGCATCAGCCATTGCTCGTGCAGCAACCAGCTATTGGCTTCGGGCGGCTGCCCGGTCTGCGAGATGGAAGATGCCGGCGTGTCGATCGGGCTCGGCGTCGACGGTTCGGCGTCGAATGATGGCTCCAATTTGATGCAGGAGGTGCGTACCGCCTTCCTGCTGCAGCGCGCCCGCTACGGCGTCGGCCGCGTCAGCCACAAGGACGCGCTGCGCTGGGCGACCAAGGGCTCGGCTGCCTGTGTCGGCCGGCCGGAACTGGGCGAGATCGCGGTCGGCAAGATGGCGGACCTCGCGTTGTTCAAGCTCGACGAGTTGCGCTTCTCCGGCCACGGCGACGCGCTGGCGGCCTTGGTGCTGTGCGGGGCGTATCGCGCGGACAGGGTAATGGTCGGCGGGGCGTGGCGGGTGATCGATGGCGCGATTCCGGGGATGGACGTGGGCGATCTAATCCGACGGCATAGTGCTGCGGCAAAGGCGATGCAGGCGGGGTAG
- a CDS encoding FAD binding domain-containing protein, with product MDLNTVTSVARPQAREQLPQWTAGDAWLAGGTWLFSEPQAHLTRLIDLADLNWPALTITDSHLQIAATCTVAQLDALACPPDWIAAPLINQCCRAFLASFKIWKTATIGGNLCCSLPAGPMISLTAALEGQCTIWNADGSETRLPVTDFILGDQRNALAPGDLLRSLDIPLAALRRRSAFRQIALTPVGRSAALLIGAVKENGLLLTVTGSTVRPVQLGFATMPRTEQLHEAILNAIPDNLYHTDVHGKPAWRKHMTLRFAEEIRAELGGTP from the coding sequence ATGGATCTGAACACGGTCACGTCGGTGGCGCGCCCGCAAGCGCGGGAACAGTTGCCCCAATGGACGGCCGGCGACGCGTGGCTGGCGGGCGGCACCTGGCTGTTCTCCGAACCGCAGGCCCATCTCACGCGACTGATCGACCTTGCCGACCTCAACTGGCCCGCGCTGACCATCACCGACAGCCATCTACAGATCGCCGCGACCTGCACCGTCGCCCAGCTCGATGCGCTGGCCTGCCCGCCGGACTGGATCGCGGCGCCGCTCATCAACCAGTGCTGCCGCGCTTTTCTGGCGTCGTTCAAGATCTGGAAGACGGCGACGATCGGCGGCAATCTGTGCTGCTCGCTGCCGGCCGGCCCGATGATCTCGCTGACCGCGGCGCTCGAAGGCCAGTGCACGATCTGGAATGCCGATGGCAGCGAGACCCGGCTGCCCGTCACCGATTTCATTTTGGGCGACCAGCGCAATGCGCTGGCGCCGGGCGACCTGTTGCGCAGCCTCGACATCCCGCTTGCCGCCCTGCGGCGCCGCTCCGCGTTCCGGCAGATCGCGCTCACCCCGGTCGGTCGCTCCGCCGCGCTGCTGATCGGCGCCGTCAAGGAAAACGGCTTGCTGCTTACCGTGACGGGCTCGACCGTGCGGCCAGTCCAGCTCGGATTCGCGACAATGCCTCGAACGGAGCAACTGCACGAAGCGATCCTGAATGCCATTCCCGACAATCTCTATCACACCGATGTCCACGGCAAGCCGGCCTGGCGCAAGCACATGACGCTGCGTTTTGCCGAAGAGATCCGTGCCGAACTCGGCGGCACGCCATGA
- a CDS encoding molybdopterin-dependent oxidoreductase, whose amino-acid sequence MSYRINDHDFTEQPRAGQCLRTFLRELGHYGVKKGCDAGDCGACTVLIDGEPVHSCLIPAFRADGHAVTTIEGLAPDGDTHPMQQAFLDAQAFQCGFCTAGMIMTCVSLNQAQRQDLGHALKGNLCRCTGYRAIADALDGKTYVEHAEPGTAFGRSLPAPAGPLVVKGAARYTFDIAMDDVLQIRILRSPHPHANIVTIDASEALAMPGVHAVLTHEDAPTRLFSTARHEVTEVDPEDTRILDHVVRFIGQKVAAVVADSEAIAEEACRRIKVVYDILPAVFDPELAIADGAPLIHPDKTPAHRVAESARNIVAQTHAEVGDVAAALAASAVTYENIFVTQRVQHGHLETHGGMAWVDDTGLLNIRSSTQVPFLTRRALAGLFDLPTEKIRVFCERVGGGFGGKQEMFVEDILALCALKTGRKVKWELTREEQFIGTATRHPMRVRIRAGADADGKLTALHLDVLSNTGAYGNHAGPVLFHACSECISVYKCDNKKVDGVAAYTNTLPSGAFRGYGLPQTQFAVESVIDELARQLGLSPYEFRRRNVVKPGDPMISATGPQHADVLYGSYGLDQCLDLVEHAMQEPTAHDLSSDWLTGDGIALTMIDTVPPGGHIADVTIEIRDDGDFDLTVGTAEFGNGTATVHRQIAATALGCTVEQIHLRQSDTAHGGHDTGAYGSAGTFVAGNATLDAARKLAVAIQANDGTRRADGTSGGTPRSVAFNVQGFRVAVNKGTGEIRILKSVQAADAGAVANPMQLRGQIEGGVAQALGAALYEEMVIDDGGRVVNPKFRDYHLPSFADVPRTDVYFAQTYDSIGPLGAKSMSESPYNPVAPAMGNALADATGIRFTQVPFKPDRIFQALHAKYGK is encoded by the coding sequence ATGAGCTACCGGATCAACGACCACGACTTCACAGAGCAGCCCCGCGCCGGCCAGTGCCTGCGCACCTTTTTGCGCGAGCTCGGCCATTACGGCGTCAAGAAGGGCTGCGATGCCGGCGACTGCGGCGCCTGCACGGTGCTGATCGACGGCGAGCCGGTACATTCCTGCCTGATCCCGGCGTTTCGCGCCGACGGCCACGCCGTCACCACCATCGAGGGCCTTGCGCCCGACGGCGACACCCATCCGATGCAGCAGGCGTTTCTTGACGCGCAGGCGTTCCAGTGCGGCTTCTGCACCGCGGGCATGATCATGACCTGCGTCTCGCTGAACCAGGCGCAGCGCCAGGACCTGGGTCACGCGCTGAAAGGCAATTTATGCCGCTGCACCGGCTATCGCGCGATTGCGGATGCGCTTGATGGCAAGACCTATGTCGAGCACGCCGAGCCCGGCACCGCCTTCGGCCGCAGCCTGCCGGCGCCCGCCGGTCCGCTCGTGGTGAAAGGCGCGGCGCGCTACACCTTCGATATCGCGATGGACGACGTCTTGCAGATCAGGATCCTGCGCTCGCCACACCCGCATGCCAACATCGTCACGATCGACGCGAGCGAGGCCCTGGCCATGCCGGGCGTCCACGCCGTGCTGACGCATGAGGACGCGCCGACCAGACTGTTCTCGACCGCGCGGCACGAGGTCACCGAGGTGGACCCCGAGGACACTCGCATCCTCGACCATGTCGTGCGCTTCATCGGCCAGAAAGTCGCCGCCGTCGTCGCCGACAGCGAGGCGATCGCCGAGGAGGCCTGCCGCCGCATCAAGGTGGTCTACGACATTTTGCCCGCGGTGTTCGATCCCGAACTGGCGATTGCCGACGGCGCGCCGCTGATCCATCCCGACAAGACGCCTGCGCACCGCGTAGCCGAGTCCGCGCGCAATATCGTGGCGCAGACCCATGCCGAGGTCGGCGATGTCGCAGCAGCTCTGGCGGCGTCCGCGGTCACCTACGAAAACATTTTCGTCACCCAGCGCGTCCAGCACGGCCACCTCGAAACCCATGGCGGCATGGCCTGGGTCGACGATACCGGCCTGCTCAACATCCGCTCCAGCACGCAGGTGCCGTTCCTGACGCGGCGCGCGCTGGCAGGATTGTTCGATCTGCCGACCGAAAAAATCAGGGTGTTCTGCGAGCGCGTCGGCGGCGGCTTCGGCGGCAAACAGGAAATGTTCGTCGAGGACATTCTGGCGCTGTGCGCGCTGAAGACCGGACGCAAGGTGAAGTGGGAGCTGACCCGCGAGGAACAGTTCATCGGTACCGCCACGCGGCATCCGATGCGCGTCAGGATTCGCGCCGGCGCCGACGCCGATGGCAAGCTGACCGCCTTGCATCTCGATGTGCTCAGCAACACCGGCGCCTATGGCAACCATGCCGGCCCCGTTCTGTTTCACGCCTGCAGCGAATGCATCAGCGTCTACAAGTGCGACAACAAGAAAGTCGATGGCGTCGCAGCCTACACCAACACCCTGCCGTCCGGCGCATTTCGCGGCTACGGCCTGCCGCAGACGCAGTTTGCGGTGGAATCGGTGATCGACGAACTGGCGCGCCAGCTTGGCCTCAGCCCGTATGAATTCCGTCGTCGTAACGTCGTCAAACCGGGCGATCCGATGATCTCGGCGACAGGCCCGCAGCATGCCGATGTATTGTACGGCAGCTACGGACTCGACCAGTGCCTCGACCTCGTCGAACACGCCATGCAGGAACCGACCGCGCACGATCTCTCGTCGGACTGGCTGACCGGCGACGGCATCGCGCTCACCATGATCGACACCGTGCCGCCCGGCGGCCATATCGCCGACGTGACGATCGAGATCCGCGACGACGGCGATTTCGACCTCACCGTGGGCACCGCCGAATTCGGCAACGGCACGGCCACCGTGCACCGCCAGATTGCCGCCACCGCGCTGGGCTGCACGGTCGAGCAGATCCACCTCCGGCAATCCGACACGGCCCATGGCGGCCACGACACCGGCGCCTATGGCAGCGCCGGCACGTTTGTCGCGGGAAACGCCACGCTGGATGCAGCGCGAAAACTGGCCGTCGCGATCCAGGCCAACGACGGCACGCGCCGCGCCGATGGCACCTCCGGCGGCACGCCGCGCTCGGTCGCCTTCAACGTCCAGGGCTTTCGCGTCGCTGTGAACAAAGGCACCGGCGAGATCAGGATTCTCAAGAGCGTCCAGGCAGCGGACGCTGGCGCCGTCGCCAATCCGATGCAGCTGCGCGGCCAGATCGAAGGCGGCGTCGCGCAGGCGCTCGGTGCGGCGCTGTACGAGGAGATGGTGATCGACGATGGCGGCCGGGTGGTGAACCCGAAATTCCGCGACTATCATTTGCCATCGTTCGCCGACGTGCCGCGCACCGATGTGTACTTCGCGCAGACCTATGATTCGATCGGCCCGCTGGGCGCCAAGTCGATGAGCGAGAGCCCGTACAATCCGGTGGCGCCCGCGATGGGCAATGCGCTGGCGGATGCGACAGGGATCCGCTTCACCCAGGTCCCGTTCAAGCCGGACAGGATCTTTCAGGCATTACATGCGAAGTATGGGAAGTAG
- the pucL gene encoding factor-independent urate hydroxylase yields MPLIKNTYGKGRVRVMRVHRDGDRHEVSQLSIKAMIEGDFGRAFTDADNSTSTSTDTIKNIVNVTARENLGLCTEEFCLVLAQRYLDLYPQVTGVSVTAHETKWSRLSIDGTPHPHSFVLDSNGKPTVEVTGNRDGLAISSGLDGFTFMKSTQSGWENYYTDKYSTIQPTDDRICATSMVATWKWSGTPASYAAANAKILETLLKVFSTTYSPSVQNSLFHMGEAALAAVPEISEISMSCPNIHYLLMNLQPFGLDNNNDVFLPTDEPHGQIECTVER; encoded by the coding sequence GTGCCGCTGATCAAGAACACATATGGCAAAGGCCGCGTCCGTGTGATGCGCGTTCACCGTGACGGCGACCGGCACGAGGTCAGCCAGCTTTCGATCAAGGCGATGATCGAGGGCGACTTCGGCCGAGCCTTTACCGACGCCGACAATTCGACCTCGACCTCCACCGACACCATCAAGAACATCGTCAACGTCACTGCGCGCGAGAATCTCGGGCTTTGCACCGAGGAATTCTGCCTGGTGCTGGCGCAGCGTTACCTGGACCTCTATCCGCAGGTCACCGGCGTCTCCGTCACGGCGCATGAAACCAAATGGAGCCGGCTGTCGATCGACGGCACGCCGCATCCGCACAGCTTCGTGCTCGACAGCAACGGCAAGCCGACCGTGGAGGTGACCGGCAATCGCGACGGGCTGGCGATCAGTTCCGGGCTCGACGGCTTCACCTTCATGAAATCGACGCAGTCGGGCTGGGAGAATTACTACACCGACAAATATTCGACGATCCAGCCGACTGACGACCGGATCTGCGCAACCTCGATGGTGGCGACGTGGAAATGGTCTGGCACGCCGGCGAGCTATGCGGCAGCCAATGCGAAAATCCTCGAGACGCTGCTCAAGGTGTTCTCGACCACCTATAGCCCGAGTGTGCAGAACAGCCTGTTTCATATGGGGGAGGCGGCGCTGGCCGCGGTGCCGGAGATCTCCGAGATCAGCATGTCATGCCCGAACATCCACTACCTCTTGATGAACCTGCAGCCATTCGGGCTGGACAACAACAACGACGTGTTCCTGCCGACCGACGAGCCGCACGGCCAGATCGAATGTACGGTGGAGCGGTAG